The Glycine soja cultivar W05 chromosome 3, ASM419377v2, whole genome shotgun sequence genome window below encodes:
- the LOC114405819 gene encoding MADS-box protein SOC1-like isoform X1, which translates to MVRGKTQIKRIENATSRQVTFSKRRNGLLKKAFELSVLCDAEVALIIFSSSGKLYEFASSSIQCSIERYRRHTKHDNPTTFRSVEQNMQHLKQEAANMMKKIGLLEAAKRKFLGEGLGACSIEELQRIEQQLERSLSNVRTRKIQVFKEQIEQLKEKEKVLLDENVKLTENGRLSEKHGINLQTETKNQNVNQPQYNAGSPSSDVETELIIGLPDTRTRRIVHQLPQHQNGLEPNQRKEQQGVPKEELCNQQHEESH; encoded by the exons ATGGTGAGGGGAAAGACTCAGATAAAGCGTATAGAGAACGCCACAAGCAGGCAAGTAACTTTCTCAAAGCGGCGAAATGGGTTGCTGAAGAAGGCCTTTGAGCTATCAGTTCTGTGTGATGCTGAGGTTGCTCTTATCATCTTCTCTTCAAGTGGGAAGCTCTATGAATTTGCTAGCTCCAG CATACAGTGTTCAATTGAACGATACCGCAGGCATACCAAGCATGATAATCCAACTACATTCAGATCAGTTGAACAAAATATGcag CATTTGAAGCAAGAGGCAGCAAACATGATGAAGAAGATTGGCCTTCTTGAAGCTGCAAAacg GAAGTTCTTGGGGGAAGGGTTGGGGGCTTGCTCCATTGAGGAACTGCAACGGATAGAACAACAGTTGGAGAGGAGTTTAAGTAATGTTAGAACAAGAAAG ATCCAGGTTTTCAAGGAACAAATCGAGCAACTAAAAGAAAAG GAAAAAGTCCTACTTGATGAAAATGTCAAGCTCACTGAAAATGGCAGGCTCTCTGAGAAG CATGGAATCAATCTACAAACAGAAACAAAGAATCAGAATGTGAATCAACCCCAATACAATGCAGGTAGTCCAAGTTCAGATGTGGAGACCGAATTGATCATTGGACTTCCGGATACAAGAACAAGGCGCATCGTTCATCAG CTACCACAGCACCAAAATGGGCTTGAACCAAATCAAAGAAAAGAGCAACAAGGCGTTCCAAAAGAGGAACTTTGCAACCAGCAGCATGAAGAGTCACACTAA
- the LOC114405819 gene encoding MADS-box protein SOC1-like isoform X2, translating to MVRGKTQIKRIENATSRQVTFSKRRNGLLKKAFELSVLCDAEVALIIFSSSGKLYEFASSSIQCSIERYRRHTKHDNPTTFRSVEQNMQHLKQEAANMMKKIGLLEAAKRKFLGEGLGACSIEELQRIEQQLERSLSNVRTRKIQVFKEQIEQLKEKEKVLLDENVKLTENGRLSEKHGINLQTETKNQNVNQPQYNAGSPSSDVETELIIGLPDTRTRRIVHQV from the exons ATGGTGAGGGGAAAGACTCAGATAAAGCGTATAGAGAACGCCACAAGCAGGCAAGTAACTTTCTCAAAGCGGCGAAATGGGTTGCTGAAGAAGGCCTTTGAGCTATCAGTTCTGTGTGATGCTGAGGTTGCTCTTATCATCTTCTCTTCAAGTGGGAAGCTCTATGAATTTGCTAGCTCCAG CATACAGTGTTCAATTGAACGATACCGCAGGCATACCAAGCATGATAATCCAACTACATTCAGATCAGTTGAACAAAATATGcag CATTTGAAGCAAGAGGCAGCAAACATGATGAAGAAGATTGGCCTTCTTGAAGCTGCAAAacg GAAGTTCTTGGGGGAAGGGTTGGGGGCTTGCTCCATTGAGGAACTGCAACGGATAGAACAACAGTTGGAGAGGAGTTTAAGTAATGTTAGAACAAGAAAG ATCCAGGTTTTCAAGGAACAAATCGAGCAACTAAAAGAAAAG GAAAAAGTCCTACTTGATGAAAATGTCAAGCTCACTGAAAATGGCAGGCTCTCTGAGAAG CATGGAATCAATCTACAAACAGAAACAAAGAATCAGAATGTGAATCAACCCCAATACAATGCAGGTAGTCCAAGTTCAGATGTGGAGACCGAATTGATCATTGGACTTCCGGATACAAGAACAAGGCGCATCGTTCATCAGGTCTAG
- the LOC114405819 gene encoding MADS-box protein SOC1-like isoform X3, giving the protein MVRGKTQIKRIENATSRQVTFSKRRNGLLKKAFELSVLCDAEVALIIFSSSGKLYEFASSSIQCSIERYRRHTKHDNPTTFRSVEQNMQHLKQEAANMMKKIGLLEAAKRKFLGEGLGACSIEELQRIEQQLERSLSNVRTRKIQVFKEQIEQLKEKEKVLLDENVKLTENGRLSEKVVQVQMWRPN; this is encoded by the exons ATGGTGAGGGGAAAGACTCAGATAAAGCGTATAGAGAACGCCACAAGCAGGCAAGTAACTTTCTCAAAGCGGCGAAATGGGTTGCTGAAGAAGGCCTTTGAGCTATCAGTTCTGTGTGATGCTGAGGTTGCTCTTATCATCTTCTCTTCAAGTGGGAAGCTCTATGAATTTGCTAGCTCCAG CATACAGTGTTCAATTGAACGATACCGCAGGCATACCAAGCATGATAATCCAACTACATTCAGATCAGTTGAACAAAATATGcag CATTTGAAGCAAGAGGCAGCAAACATGATGAAGAAGATTGGCCTTCTTGAAGCTGCAAAacg GAAGTTCTTGGGGGAAGGGTTGGGGGCTTGCTCCATTGAGGAACTGCAACGGATAGAACAACAGTTGGAGAGGAGTTTAAGTAATGTTAGAACAAGAAAG ATCCAGGTTTTCAAGGAACAAATCGAGCAACTAAAAGAAAAG GAAAAAGTCCTACTTGATGAAAATGTCAAGCTCACTGAAAATGGCAGGCTCTCTGAGAAG GTAGTCCAAGTTCAGATGTGGAGACCGAATTGA